A genome region from Eschrichtius robustus isolate mEscRob2 chromosome 4, mEscRob2.pri, whole genome shotgun sequence includes the following:
- the MED28 gene encoding mediator of RNA polymerase II transcription subunit 28, producing the protein MAAPLGGMFSGQPPGPPPPPPGLLAQASLLQATPGVPRTSNSTLVDELESSFEACFASLVSQDYVNGTDQEEIRTGVDQCIQKFLDIARQTECFFLQKRLQLSVQKPEQVIKEDVSELRNELQRKDALVQKHLTKLRHWQQVLEDINMQHKKPADIPQGSLAYLEQASANIPAPMKQS; encoded by the exons ATGGCGGCTCCGCTGGGAGGCATGTTCTCCGGGCAGCCACCCGGACCCCCGCCACCCCCGCCGGGACTCTTGGCCCAGGCTTCGCTTCTTCAGGCCACACCAGGCGTTCCGAGAACTTCGAACAGTACCTTGGTGGACGAGTTGGAGTCATCGTTCGAG GCTTGTTTTGCTTCTCTGGTGAGTCAGGATTATGTCAATGGTACAGATCAGGAAGAAATTCGAACTG gtgttgaTCAGTGTATCCAGAAATTTCTAGATATTGCGAGACAGACAGAATGTTTTTTCCTACAAAAAAGATTGCAGTTGTCTGTCCAGAAACCAGAGCAAGTTATCAAAGAG GATGTCTCGGAACTGAGGAACGAATTACAGCGAAAGGATGCTCTGGTCCAGAAACACTTAACAAAACTGAGACATTGGCAGCAGGTGCTGGAGGACATCAACATGCAGCACAAAAAGCCAGCTGACATCCCTCAGGGTTCCCTGGCCTACCTCGAGCAGGCGTCTGCAAATATCCCTGCACCGATGAAACAGAGCTGA
- the LAP3 gene encoding cytosol aminopeptidase, giving the protein MFLLPLPAAARLAVRHLSVKHFWGPGPAAADMTKGLVLGIYSKEKEDDVPQFTSAGENFNKLVSGKLREILNISGPPLKAGKTRTFYGLHEDFSSVVVVGLGKRTAGVDEQENWHGGKENIRAAAAAGCRQIQDLEILSVEVDPCGDAQAAAEGAVLGLYEYDDLKQKKKVAVSVKLHGSGDQEAWQRGVLFASGQNLARHLMETPANEMTPTRFAEIIEKNLKSASSKTGVHIRPKPWIEEQEMGSFLSVAKGSEEPPVFLEIHYKGSPNASEPPLVFVGKGITFDSGGISIKAAANMDLMRADMGGAATICSAIVSAAKLDLPINIVGLAPLCENMPSGKANKPGDVVRAKNGKTIQVDNTDAEGRLILADALCYAHTFNPKVIINAATLTGAMDIALGSGATGVFTNSSWLWNKLFEASIETGDRVWRMPLFEHYTRQVVDCQLADVNNIGKYRSAGACTAAAFLKEFVTHPKWAHLDIAGVMTNKDEVPYLRKGMAGRPTRTLIEFLLRFSQDSA; this is encoded by the exons GGCCTTGTTTTAGGAATCTatagcaaagaaaaagaagatgatgTGCCCCAGTTTACAAGCGCAGGAGAGAATTTTAATAAATTGGTGTCTGGAAAGCTGAGAGAAATCTTGAACAT ATCTGGACCACCCCTGAAGGCAGGCAAAACCCGAACCTTTTATGGTCTGCATGAG GACTTCTCCAGCGTGGTGGTGGTTGGCCTCGGCAAAAGGACGGCCGGAGTCGACGAACAGGAAAACTGGCACGGAGGCAAGGAGAACATCAGGGCCGCTGCAGCAG CGGGGTGCAGACAGATTCAGGACCTGGAGATCCTGTCTGTGGAGGTGGACCCCTGCGGAGACGCCCAGGCGGCTGCGGAAGGAGCGGTGCTTGGGCTTTATGAGTATGATGACCTGAAGCAGAAAAAGAAGGTGGCCGTGTCAGTGAAGCTCCATGGAAG TGGGGATCAGGAGGCCTGGCAAAGGGGAGTCCTCTTTGCTTCTGGGCAGAACCTGGCACGCCACTTGATGGAGACGCCTGCCAATGAGATGACGCCAACCAGATTTGCGGAAATTATCGAGAAGAATCTCAAAAGTGCTAGTAGTAAAACAGGCGTCCACATCAG ACCCAAGCCTTGGATTGAGGAACAGGAAATGGGATCATTCCTCAGTGTGGCCAAGGGGTCCGAAGAGCCTCCAGTCTTCCTGGAAATTCACTACAAAGGCAGCCCCAATGCAAGTGAACCTCCCTTGGTGTTTGTTGGGAAGGGGATTACCTTTGACAG TGGTGGCATCTCCATCAAGGCGGCTGCAAACATGGACCTCATGAGGGCTGACATGGGAGGAGCCGCCACTATCTGTTCAGCCATCGTGTCTGCTGCCAAGCTTGACCTGCCCATCAACATCGTAG GTTTGGCCCCTCTTTGTGAAAATATGCCCAGCGGGAAGGCCAACAAGCCTGGGGATGTTGTTAGAGCCAAGAACGGGAAGACCATACAG GTGGATAACACTGATGCTGAGGGGAGACTCATCCTGGCCGATGCGCTCTGCTACGCGCACACTTTTAACCCAAAGGTCATCATCAATGCCGCCACCCTGACAG GTGCCATGGACATAGCTTTGGGGTCTGGTGCCACCGGGGTCTTTACCAATTCTTCCTGGCTGTGGAACAAACTATTTGAG GCCAGCATTGAAACGGGAGACCGTGTCTGGAGGATGCCTCTCTTTGAACATTACACAAGACAGGTTGTAGATTGCCAACTTGCTGATGTTAATAACATTGGAAAATATAG ATCTGCAGGAGCATGTACGGCTGCAGCGTTTCTGAAAGAATTCGTGACTCATCCTAAGTGGGCGCATTTAGACATAGCAGGTGTGATGACCAACAAAGATGAGGTTCCTTATCTGCGCAAAGGCATGGCTGGGAGGCCCACAAGGACCCTGATTGAGTTCCTGCTTCGGTTCAGTCAAGACAGTGCTTAG